Within Wyeomyia smithii strain HCP4-BCI-WySm-NY-G18 chromosome 2, ASM2978416v1, whole genome shotgun sequence, the genomic segment TAGGAAATGGGgtacctgtgcagtgcacatgttgcacTGGTGGCAACGGGACGACGCAAAAATAGACTTCTCAAGTTGGAGCAGCTTGAGCAAACTGGAATTGGCAAAGCACATTGGTATGCCCAACGAACGAATCCCTAGATGTCTGGCTTCAAGAAATGAGACATCCCAGTGAAGCAGCATAAAAAAACAAGCAGTCTGGTGAGTTGAATAACTTTGAGTACTAATCAGATCATGGATTGCAGTGTCTGCGTAATGGGCGAACAATACCGTTTAAAAAAAGGGTTCCCGTGCAAAAGAGCTGCTAGAAGTAGTTCATTTCGATATCTGTGGACCGATAAAGATGTCGTCGATAGGAGGCGGTCGGTACTACCCAGATCGCAGATCGCGCCGGATGTTCGTATATTGACTGCGAACAAAATCGAAGAACGGACTTctgaaatcatttaaaaaattcCATGCGCTAGTCACTATCCAAACCAGACAGGAAATCAAAGTCGTCCGAACCGACAAGGGCTTGAAGCTTGAAGTTGGAAAAGTTTGGTATCAAGCACCAGCGAACAAACGACTACACCCCTAATCAAACAGGCATGGCAGAGCGTGCAAGGTACATGTTATTCGAGGGAGGATTGCAAAAATCGTTTTGGGCCGTAGCAGTTTCAATGGACGTTTATCTCGTCAACCGTCCCTTATACGGATCTTCGGAGCGAAAGTAATGGTCCACATCCCGAGCAAATGTGTGGTAAGGGGGATCCCAAAGCATAGAAATATCGCAGGTGTTGAGGCGCGGTGGTTGACTTCCCTAACTGTCGTTTAAGCTGGAGCAAACTGTTGGGAGGACCAATCTACGAACCAACAGTGCACCACTTGAATGCTGGTGAACTCATCGTCTGGCACGTTCTGTAAGAGCGATGACGTCTACCGAGGAAGTGAACTGTCAGTCGACAGCAAAAAGAAGGCATCTCCGAGTCGCATATAGTACAATCCACACCGCGTTTCACCTCTGTACCTTTTGAGTTAAATGAAGATTTTAGTATATACGTTTTGTAAACCATCGCCCATTTATTACAACAAATTAGCGATGAGGAGTTTTAGTTTTGGACGCGGAAACTCCGTCGTTTCTTCGTCGCGATACAGTCAATTGACCAATTTTCCACTTGTTCCGCATAGAGAAGACATCTCTATGGATAAGTAGTGGAAGATTGTACAATGTTACTGAACCTGAAGCAGGACAACAGTCTTGTTGAAAAGCAGCAATCGCTCAGTGCTGTGATTGCCATTCTTAAAGAGCGGAATATCTGTCAACTGAGAAAGTATTCCGCAATTGCCATCAACAAGGTTTCAGTGCGATTGCAGATCGACTCTGCGTCGGATATTACGATCATTTCCGACGAATGTTGGCGGTAAATCCGGCAGCCTCAAGGAACAGCACCCTCCTGCAATGCCAAATCTACATCTGGAGAATCATTTGAGCTGGCTCTGAAATTTTTGGTGTGATGTAAACATCGGCGGAAAAACGAAGAGAGGTTTGTGTCGAGGAACCAAAACCCAATCTCGATCTTAACATCATGGGTTCCGACTAGATCGAGCTTTTCGGGTTGAGGGATGTTCCTATTAGTTTGTCcggtaacaaaattttgtcgtTGTGCCCAAACCGAACGGTAGAGTCCGAATTTGTGCCGATTTTTCAACAAGCCTTAACGATGTTTTGGAGTCGAATCAGTGTCCGCTTCCCCTACTAGAAGACATCTTTATCTTGGTAAAGGCCGGAAGTGAGGTTTTCAGTCATATTGTTATTGGTCGACGCCTACCTTCAAGTGGAGGTGGAGCCGCGGAATCAACCTCATCCGAAACCAATACCCACAGGGGACTTTTGCGTTATACTCATATCACGCCTGTTATCAAATTTCATGTTATCTTTCGACATTATAAGTCTTCTGGAGCCAGATATTTCAAATATGTTATTTCAAAGATTATGCGTACCATAGAAATCCCAAGAATcactacgaaaaaaaaactctaaaggACAGACTTCATTAGCAACCACAAATTTGATTTCAACGAATTCATTCATTTTTCAGATTCTTTGTTTTAATTTAACTTACTCCTTCTTAACCCATTTCAGACAAGATTCTTTCTTGTAATGATGCGTCTAAACCTGAAGTTTCTGCTGATATGCTTGTGCTTCGCCGTATTCCTGATCACGTTCACCCTGTGGACGAACTGCGGCGGAGATCTGCCGTTCGCTCGCGCACTGGTGCCCAAGTGGAGTCATCGATACGATAACGGTTAGCACCACAACGAAAATATCAAATATCCGATTACCATTTTTTCGTTTGCAGATAATCAGCTAGAGCTGACGGAGGAAATCGACTGTGTCATCAATCAGGAGTATACGATCGGTTGCAGGCGTGAAGGCGATGAAGTGTACCTGCCGTTCTCCTTTCTGAGCAAGTACTTCGAAGTTTACGGTTCGCTCAACTCGGTGGACGGAGTCAAACGGTTCGACTGGTCCCATAGCTATGGAAAGGTTAATCAGCCCAAGGGAACCTACGATCCAAAGGGCATATTTATGTACTTCGAAAACTACAACGTTGAGATGAGGGACCGGGTAAAGTGTATCAGTGCCATCGAAGGCGTTCCGATTTCGACGCAATGGGAAAGCCAAGGTTACTATTACGCAACACAGATCGCACAGTTCGGACTGTCGCATTACAGTAAAAACCTGACGGAACCAGAGCCCAGGCGAAAGGCAGTGGAAGACGGTGACAAAGAGTTGGCGGAATGGAGAGTGCCCAGAAACAGTTCGCTAAGCAGATCATATGCAAAAGATAAGGACACAACGGTGGTACATTTCTCCACCGGTAAACACTTTGACAGTGCGATCACGCTCCCGATGGATCACGTTTTGGATTTGGTGTTGAGTGTGAATCTGCTTTTGCGACCGAACTCGAGCTTCACAGTAACGCTGCAAAATCGAGAAACACAAAAGCTGTACAATGTTATTTATATTTTGGCGGATCTGATGATCAGCGTGCAAGATGACAATATTTACTACGGTATTGGACACAACAATACGTCGAGCTGGCGAAGGTTAACCAGAGATCTCTTCGTGGATCTACAAAAGGGCCTTCCACAATATATCAACACTGAGAAACGACGCAAGATGCGTCGGACGGAGCTAAAAGTAGTGGAAATTTCATTCCTCGGAAACGGTAGCTTCGACAACTTAACGCTGTCGACCAGTGAACATATCAGTCATTTCTACGATGCCGCGGAGTGGTTCATACGGCATCAAGACCAAACCACTGGAGGGTGGCCTATTCCTGTGAGGAGAAAACTTGGTGTTGGTTTTGGCGAGCTATCCCGCGGATGGTATTCTGCAATGTCGCAAGGTCACGCCATCTCTTTGTTGGCTAGAGCGTACTATCACTCTCAAGGCGATACGCGCTACCTGAAGGCAGCACTTGATGGGCTGAAGTTATTCCGAATACCTTCCTACCAGGGTGGAGTGCTAGCAACTTTCCTGGGCAAATACGCCTGGTATGAAGAATATCCAACGACTCCACCGTCTTTTGTACTTAACGGATTTATCTACTCACTGCTGGGATTGTACGATTTAAACTCGACGGCACCCACAAATCTTTCGCATGAAGCAGCCGCCCTGCTGGGCCAGGGCATGATTTCACTGAAGAAGATGCTGCTGCTGTTCGACACCGGATCTGGCACCAGTTACGATTTACGGCATTTTACTCTGGGTAGGCCGGATAACAACGCTTTAAAAATCCTCTATCAATTCTAATGTTCAAATTTTTCTCAGGCATCGCACCAAATCTAGCCCGATGGGACTATCACGCAACGCACGTTAACCAGCTCCTGCTACTGGCCACCATCAATCCGGATCCGATGATAGCACAAACGGCTGAACGGTGGAAAAACTACATGCTCGGGAAACGAGCTCAGCATAATTAGTGCGTACTAAGTGCAGCTGTCGGATAACAACGTAAGCAAACAAATGGCTCTTCCTCTTCCTTCTAATgccttacacacacacaaacatacacagcACGGCACCGACCGTGCGCGAAAAACAAATTGTCGACCTAGGGATAACAACATTTGATAAGTTGCAGAACCCTTCAAACCAAGTGTTCCCAACAACATTGTAATTAagtttacgattttttttttaacgaacAATCAACATCAAGACAACTGTACATTCTAAGCTTTTTTCTTCATGAGTCTCCTTGAAGGCAGTCATCAAGAAAAGCATCCAGCGTTCATTGAAATTATACAAAGGGAACCAGTGCATGTTATTCGAAGTAAACAATGTCTACTTGTGCACAACCTGGAATAACAAGGTTTTCAAACGAATACGCAATGGAAACCGTAACCTAGTAGATTCACATATAGTAGGTAGCCTTTACACAGACACGTGGATATATAGAATATTagtttagaaaataaaaaaaacactggaAATGATAGTGATTGTGATTGATACTGTTGCCGAGATATAGGCATCTTCTGTAGACTTCGATGAGTTGTGTAACTATGGAATAGGTTTGAAGCAAACGGATGTACAGGCAAGCAGTTAAAATTTAAATCCGCTATTGGCAACCTGAATCTAAACTAGCTAACTAACAGCTAGCTGCTATGGACAGAAGACCACTAAGAGACTTACTTTCTTGCCGTCAATTGAAAGAGCTTtcgttaatatttatttttgtaaacGTAGTGCTGAACCAATGCAAAGCTAGCTATTATTATTAATTGTTAAGCTATCCTCGGGCACCTCCTGTTAAGCATATCATAATTTATTAACCGATCTGTTTTGATAAAGTGCAACTTTTCTAGGTGTAAGTTTGTTTTTAGTTTAAGCATTCTAATTTACATCTTATCAATAAGGCTAGGAAAAAGACCCTGCTGCGTAAAACAAATCGTTTATTGGTCGTTCATGATGCAAACCACAACTTTAGAGAGCTTGTaataaaaaactacaaaatattcattttgaggGATGAAAAAAATCAGTCAAAATACTTATAACACATTGCACAAATCGTAAGAATTGCTCGTCTAAGCAGACAGCACCAAAGGATGGAACTGTTGTGGGAAGTATGCTAATCGTTAGAGCTCGAGTGATTTGTTGTAGTAGAAAGTGTAGTGATTTTTCTACGGTGAAATTGAGTTTAAAACTATGAGAAAAAAACcttttgtaaaatttgaaacTACTGTTTACTGTCTAATCCGTTTGTTGATTTTTATTACACAAGCTATACggaaaaaaatcacagtgaAATGTTCCTCCAAAAGTTTCGAACCATTCCTTAGTATAACAGTGAGAACTAGAGGGGAAAAAGTCTATTACTGCTATTACCACTATAATATTCATGAAAACAAATAGCAAGCTTTCTCGCTCGAATAATCGGTCCTTATTGCAAGTGTCACAACGCGCCGACCCTGAGAGCTCGCAGCATAAGCGAGTGATACTCGAAATTAAGGACCAACACAAAATCCAAAAGACTGTCGATAACTACGAATTACGTTACGTTCTATTCTTAACAGTAGAGTGAAAAAACGAAGCTTGAGTTTCCCTTCAGTTAAACTGATTCGGTAGCCACAGTAGAGACCGTAGAATGGTTGTTTATTTTTCTATAGGTTAATACTATAAATATGTTGTAGCTTGTTATATCAGAGGACAATAAAACTCTCTTAAATAATAACGATTGTAGAAACATAGCAAGTGTCAACAATATCCTTTTCTAAAAATGAAGCACAAAACTGGTAAACACGGCAATTTTCGATATTTCTTGCGTTCAGTAGATTTCGTGAAGAATGTATTATAGTGACCGGAAAATGCACAGTAGTTGATTGCCTATTGTAAGTACAGCAAGACGGTTGACAAAAGAAGACAGCATTATCACACTAAAAATGCAATAATGTAACAACATGCACGTTTCACTAATTACACTCAATTCACCGCTACACAACAACAGAAATAATAAGGACTGAGGGTGGCCAACGCTCTTCAGAAAGGGATAACAAACTAGTCGTGCATGCTCTTTCCGATTGTTTCGCGGCTTTAAACCGGTTTCAGTTAATCAAACCAGTTCTTCCTAGAAAGCTTTTCCCATCACTATACGACTACAATTAGTCCATCTAATTCCGACTACAATTAGCATTATCTGAACACCACCAACTATTGGTGGTGCTTTGATATTTTGTTTCCTTACCACCCTTCTGTAGAACATCGAACCACCTCAATTTTAACACACATAAACGATGGTTTTGTGTTACTAATAAACCACACAACATAGGGCTGTTTGGGTTCCTATAGATACTGAATAGGTACTAAAATGCAGAAACCGATTTCCAGATCAACCGAACATAGTCAATTGTAAACTAGGCTAGTAGTAAAAATGGACACtttttcgaaaacaaaaataaataaaccgaGATTTCTAAATAGTCAAAGAAGACAGTTTGTAACTTTAATATACGACCGGACAGTAATACATCTATACTTTGACTAATTTGTATTGCATTGTATGATTAAATATTACAAGCAAGTAAAAGCAGACACTTACATAAGCTGCAATAATACAACTGCTGCAGTGAACCCAAAATGTTCAAATCACTACCAAAATCATAAACACATGTCAATACCCATACaaagatgaaataataaaaCTGTAATGCCACAACCTGTTTTTTACATGTTTGCAAGGGAAAGCCTCAATAACCAGTGTCTCTGTTTCAAGTCCGGATCAGGATCCTTGGATCACCAATCAGGTCTCTGCCGTAAAGCGTTTCGAGTAACGGAGTAACTTTTTTCAAAGATAGACTTTTTATTATTACACtagctgaacgttcccggcgatgctcgggatcaaaagttttaaaattagaaatcattttttataattcattgcattattagcacaactcacttcaaaaatatttcacatcttatacgtccatcgtCACTTCaagagaacgcacagaacggaaatactttaagagaacgcacagaatggaaatacccatattggattgcattttgtgattttgggatgtttcacagaaactggaagtcgccatttcgggaTTCAAAATGACATATGGAGCTCGGAAGTTTCgcaagtattgaaatggttggccaaataccactttagattattttcctgaaaccagaagtcgttattttgaaaaatgttgtgtggggtcatcactgttccgaatataccacactcgggtgataaccggatattcgtcaatcgttcacagtaaaacctctttctATGTAACTTtcagaagaaagaaatcaaagtaagaagaatttagcgtgaccattcatgcttagttctcctctataatcatatctaaaaagataacatttgaattttttataatgaaaatatttgttggtgtccaaggaatacgtctgagaagaagttaacgttttaatccacataactacgtagaaattaaaaaaaaaagaataaaccaatgaaatggggcctctcctccagccaaatgtcccaaaatcgggttttaaaaaaagtaaaaaagtatttcgtaTACCGTAATGTTTGAtgctattcacaaaactatgaaaatatcagaaatgtaattattttctgctcgactcgcaccaaattaaaacataattttttctgcaagaaaatatttgcagatgttgaaggaacaacgaacattttattgaaaaaaaaattatatacagGCGAACtaagctcatgctcaaaaagtcaaaattttgcatgtattatatgtacAACATATGTAAATTCCAAAAAGAGTAATTTAATGTGTTTTtatctgtatgcagaaaatcatcttcaaacatacgtagtttctaaagtaatatcttaacttttagcaataagatacctattatttttcctcaaatgtctttcctgaacattaacaaacatttcaatgaagaacaattacatatcatagctttgaatttcgatttagaggcaaattgagttcaaatattcatgaatttgctcgttaaacgtagtgttgtgaataataataaaaatctcaattttaagtaatcaaaaatctgttatttttactcaaaagtctttcctgaacataaacaaacatttcaatggaaaaaaaatcatatataatagctttgaatcaaaatatttatgatattgcatgttttacttagttttgtgaataatatctctattttcggTTATCAGATAACCATTTattcttctcgaatgtcattcctgaatatcaacaaacattttattaaaaaaaaatccagtgtcatcgctttgaattcggatttagagacaaattgagcctaaaataTTATAGTTTTgcattttcatgtggttttgtggaaaatatttaaatttcaaataatcagcATAAAAGACatgaatttgcatgtttcacgtagttttgtgaagaaTATCTCGAGTTTGATTACCAaacagatacctgttattttttctcaaatgtatttcttaaacatcaacgaacactttaatgaaaaaagaatcacatatcatcgctttgagttctgatttggagacgaattaaatataaaaagtcataatttcgcatgttttacgtagttttgtgaataatatctcaagttttagtgatcagatactaattatttttcctcaaatggctctcctgaacattaacaaacatttaagtgaaaaaagattcatatttcatcgctttgtattttgatttagatgcaaatttagcacataattttgcatgttttacgtagtttcgtgaataatatttcaagttttagtgattagatacctgttattttttctcaaatgcctttcttaaacatcaacgaacatttcaaTAAAAAGAGAATcaaatgtcatcgctttgaattttgatttggagacggattaagtataaaaagtcataattttgcatgttcacgtagttttgtgaataatatctgaagttttagtgatcagatactgatTATTTTTCCACACATGTCTTTCCTGGACATAACCAAAcagtttagtgaaaaaaaaatcatatgtcaacgctttgaattttgatttagaggcaaatttagcacagaaagtcataattttgcaggttttacgtagtttcgtgaatatctcaagttttagtaattagatacctgttattttttctcaaatgtctttacattttaatgaacattttaatgaaaaaagaatcacatgtcatcgctttgaattttgatttggagacgaattaagtataaaaagtcataattttgcatgtttcacgtagttttgtggataatatctcaagttttagtaatcagataccaataattttttctcgaatgtcttccccgaacattaacaaacattttagggaaaaaagaatcatgtgtcatcgctttgaattttgatttagaggcaaatttagcacagaaagtcataattttgcatgttttacgtagttttgtgaataatatctcaagttttagtaactagatacctattattttttctcaaatgactttcctgaacatcagcgaacattttcttgttaaaaaacctacatatcaccgcttattatttttgatttagaatgaTTTAAAATGGTAATGATTATTGTACACGTCAGATACTGAGGgaaaaatatcaataagatcaagcgttacggaattccatttttatatagtagatggagaaaataataaatacacttgcagttttggttaattttccatattttagGCACTGATTTTAGTTGTTATATGATGTTATATGTTACatcattacgatctgcagacactctcttTCAGAGAGGAACAGAGAAATAACTGaaatttttctgtgtcggtgattccgaaaattttttgcgtgagttagtgcttTTTAcggtggcgaaaaaaataaatacactattgaaatatatatacaaaacattccaaataagctttatttatctacatatcgttagcaaagtgaccttttatGTTACAAAACTCGCTTTCAATATGTTGTGGCTTGTCGTTTGTTtggtaaaaccatattcaatcttcgtggtatgATTACCACCagtttttcacgagtagaagctgggctagcatttcacgctgcctgtacgtCGTTCCATAAGACTGTTTCATTCTTTAGATTATGCTTTGCAACGTAGAACTTAACAATCTTCCATAGATTTTTGATACGGATAAAGTTAGGAGACTATGCTGGCCAATccaacaattttatattttcctttgaaaaccatcttcaagttttcaatgctgtatgttaAGGATCGTTACCCTCCAACGGAgaggcatgttttctttggcatacggaagcatcACGCTACTTAAAATATCTACATAGTACATTAGTATTCATTGTCTACGTTATAAAATGAATGGGTTCCAcaccagcatcagaaaacagtTCCACACCattttgtggtcacttccaaatttGACTATTTTCTTGGTTCAATGTGCGTTGAAGGCAATGTTTACCGGTCTTCCcaccagctgctgaccgtttggaccaaaaaggttaaatttcgactcatccTACCAAGACACgatgtgccatttagttgcCCCCTAGCCTAAGAACTTTTTAGgaaattcagttcttgccaaaatgtgtcgTTTTTGAAGTAGAGTTAAAATTCCTATGTACCTAGGTGGTCCATTTTGCTTCCGTATACCGAAGAAAATatgccactttgctggatctttaggcagtataacgatcctaaGCATACAGTGTTggaaacacgaagatgatttttaaacgagaatataaaattattagtttggccAGCGCAGTCTCTTAATTTAAATtcatttagaaattctatggaaaatTGTGTAAGTCtgggttgcaaagcatcatctaaAACatgaaacagacttatggaacgtcgtacAGGCAGCGGGAATTGCAagtccagcttctactcgtAAAAAACTGGTGGTAATCATACCCGtagattgaatatggttttacaaaacaaacgACAAGCCACAACATATTGAAAGCGAGTTTTGTAACataaaaggtcactttgctaacgatatgtagataaataaagcttatttggaatgttttgtatatatatttcaatagtgtatttatttttttcgccaccttaaaaaacactaactcacacaagaaattttctgaatcaccgacacagaaaaattccagttatttctccgttccgctctgaaaaagagtgtctgcagagcGTAATgatgtaacataacatcatataacaaataaaaccagtgcccaaaatatggaaaattaccTAAAACTgccagtgtatttattattttctccatgactgtatagtAGATTCCACGTGAACACAAAACACCTTATTTTAGACCCCTTCGTCCTCCCAGTGGACAATCGTTAActaatattaaaaacatcttACACAGAAAGCAaaaatagggtatcggctctagtatcgtcaggttttaccaaTTATCGTCCGGGGAGTTAATGAAGTCATGCAGGGAGgtactctgcattatgaagaatcatcatgcaagaaattaacgatCTTGGAAATCATTCACCCCCtaacgataataggtaaaacctgacaataatagagccgataccctatataatttctatttcagttcATCAAATTCTTTGCaaaatgtatatattttatattactTCACTTGCTATACCTTATAGCAAATCTCTATTTTCCACTGCGGCAGGGCAATTCTGTCGAGGAATAAATAAACGACAATGCGgtttacgacgcaagtaagaaagagatgccagataattgtttacgaactaagcacgtgcggcggttgggttgaagctgacaaattttacagtgcgctccgggcagcacgccaggtcaatactgggtcaaaatctAGCGAAAAAGGAAAggaatttgacagcagttaggttgcttccaggtcaaaacgaggtgagctggtggaataaagaaattcgctattagcgTACAGCCGTAAACTGGCCTTTGCAGTATGAGTGGGGTCcgtaggcagggatgccacatgtacagattaatctgtattttacagatttttggccgaagaaacggtacagaatctgtatatacagatataccaattttcgtcgaaaagtacagattcacagatttttcgaaattgacattaatttttaaaaaaaatccaaattttattccattaaatattgagcaaattgaacatagttttaactcctcacacgttttaaactgaaaatttggtttatgtaccataaaaactcaaaaaacacaaagttctttgtgtttga encodes:
- the LOC129722778 gene encoding D-glucuronyl C5-epimerase B, with translation MTTITLRNGFSPAHHHKTRFFLVMMRLNLKFLLICLCFAVFLITFTLWTNCGGDLPFARALVPKWSHRYDNDNQLELTEEIDCVINQEYTIGCRREGDEVYLPFSFLSKYFEVYGSLNSVDGVKRFDWSHSYGKVNQPKGTYDPKGIFMYFENYNVEMRDRVKCISAIEGVPISTQWESQGYYYATQIAQFGLSHYSKNLTEPEPRRKAVEDGDKELAEWRVPRNSSLSRSYAKDKDTTVVHFSTGKHFDSAITLPMDHVLDLVLSVNLLLRPNSSFTVTLQNRETQKLYNVIYILADLMISVQDDNIYYGIGHNNTSSWRRLTRDLFVDLQKGLPQYINTEKRRKMRRTELKVVEISFLGNGSFDNLTLSTSEHISHFYDAAEWFIRHQDQTTGGWPIPVRRKLGVGFGELSRGWYSAMSQGHAISLLARAYYHSQGDTRYLKAALDGLKLFRIPSYQGGVLATFLGKYAWYEEYPTTPPSFVLNGFIYSLLGLYDLNSTAPTNLSHEAAALLGQGMISLKKMLLLFDTGSGTSYDLRHFTLGIAPNLARWDYHATHVNQLLLLATINPDPMIAQTAERWKNYMLGKRAQHN